Proteins from one Sabethes cyaneus chromosome 2, idSabCyanKW18_F2, whole genome shotgun sequence genomic window:
- the LOC128735685 gene encoding superoxide dismutase [Mn], mitochondrial-like: MQLFQHLKRLKPLIWFRSKHTLPELPYDYCALEPIICKEIMELHHLKHHAGYVDRLNSAEEELKEALASSDTSKIISLGKAIRFNGGGHINHSLFWENLTPKCTAPSKALESAVKHAFYSMEDFRQQMEASALGIYGSGWVWLGWQKESKSLKIASSINQDPLEATTGLIPILGIDVWEHAYYIQYKNDRAKYFEALWKIINWQVVSQRYEKLRCVV, encoded by the exons ATGCAGTTGTTCCAGCACTTGAAGCGCTTGAAACCATTAAT TTGGTTTCGAAGCAAGCATACGCTCCCGGAGCTTCCATATGACTATTGTGCTTTAGAGCCCATCATTTGCAAAGAAATAATGGAGCTTCACCACTTAAAACATCATGCTGGTTACGTAGATCGCTTAAACAGTGCTGAAGAGGAACTAAAAGAAGCGCTGGCTAGCAGCGATACATCCAAAATTATCAGCCTGGGCAAGGCCATCCGGTTCAATGGTGGAGGCCACATTAACCATTCGTTGTTCTGGGAAAATCTAACTCCAAAATGCACCGCCCCATCTAAGGCATTGGAAAGTGCTGTGAAACATGCTTTTTACAGCATGGAGGATTTTCGGCAACAGATGGAAGCATCTGCTCTTGGAATCTACGGTTCAGGATGGGTTTGGTTAGGGTGGCAAAAAGAATCCAAATCGCTTAAAATCGCAAGTTCGATCAATCAGGACCCTCTAGAGGCGACGACAG GTTTGATTCCAATTCTGGGTATTGATGTATGGGAACATGCTTACTACATTCAGTACAAGAATGATCGAGCTAAATATTTCGAAGCCCTTTGGAAGATTATAAACTGGCAGGTAGTTTCTCAGCGTTACGAAAAGCTACGTTGCGTTGTTTAA
- the LOC128737681 gene encoding GDNF-inducible zinc finger protein 1-like: MEFYLQTDSSLLCRICMKDTTTIEAEDIYLPDKDEPSIHSLLAVVCSSVFSKEELQTRELLGMPKIVCLPCKEKVVASYKLHEDCIEADRKLWDMISVQKELQDLQEINTDPGIDSAADKSGPELEEKERQNNIREALKIAKIESGRLDNSGTTCESCWAKMKTEKRLYEHMRKIHPNEILPCTECNAAFFSKFKLEDHKVFHITGLKYVCHICEKRFKSATGIRNHIRLHGASTEYQCDQCDRKCTNPSTLKLHRLWHTGERAYPCERCPSRFKTKGSLKQHMTVHTKEKNYSCDLCGSKFTKSTSLIKHVQIHSGERPYVCDICPQRFKTTNVLRRHKFTHTGEKPFKCAYCDRAYAQSNDLAKHSRIHVGDKPYKCDRCDEDFRLLTDLRQHYKVHFDAGEQGENEAINALNDVYSEEGLYNGLPFSIVSVLNRRFELEQRKQKQKEHQNEPLRTVKVEDGK; encoded by the exons ATGGAGTTTTATTTGCAAACGGATTCATCACTTTTATGTCGGATTTGTATGAAAGATACCACGACAATCGAAGCGGAAGATATATATTTACCGGATAAAGATGAACCTAGCATCCACAGTCTGCTTGCTGTAGTTTGTTCTTCTGTGTTTTCCAAAGAAGAACTTCAAACCAGAGAGTTACTAGGAATGCCTAAAATAGTGTGTTTGCCTTGCAAGGAGAAAGTTGTAGCATCGTATAAGTTACATGAAGATTGCATTGAAGCAGACCGTAAACTGTGGGATATGATTTCGGTTCAAAAAGAGTTGCAGGATTTACAAGAAATCAACACCGACCCAGGGATAGACAGTGCAGCTGATAAGTCCGGACCGGAATTGGAGGAAAAAGAGCGGCAAAACAACATTCGCGAAGCGTTGAAAATCGCCAAGATAGAATCCGGAAGGTTGGATAACAGTGGCACAACTTGCGAATCGTGTTGGGCAAAGATGAAGACCGAGAAGCGCCTATATGAGCACATGCGGAAAATTCATCCGAACGAGATCCTTCCGTGCACGGAATGTAACGCTGcatttttcagtaaatttaaattaGAAGACCACAAAGTTTTTCACATCACTGGTCTGAAGTACGTTTGTCACATATGTGAAAAGCGATTCAAATCCGCTACTGGAATACGAAATCACATTCGGCTTCATGGAGCCAGTACTGAATACCAGTGTGATCAGTGCGACAGAAAGTGCACAAATCCAAGCACGTTGAAGCTCCATCGTCTGTGGCACACTGGCGAGCGTGCATATCCTTGTGAGCGATGTCCGTCTAGGTTCAAAACGAAAGGATCTCTTAAGCAGCACATGACGGTGCACACTAAGGAAAAGAATTATTCTTGTGACTTGTGCGGTTCCAAGTTTACCAAAAGCACCTCACTTATCAAACATGTACAAATTCATTCAGGAGAACGCCCTTATGTTTGTGATATTTGTCCACAGAG GTTTAAAACCACCAATGTTCTTAGACGTCATAAATTTACTCATACCGGAGAAAAACCATTTAAGTGTGCGTATTGTGATCGTGCCTATGCCCAGAGTAATGATCTGGCAAAGCATAGCCGCATACACGTAGGAGACAAACCGTACAAATGCGATCGCTGTGACGAGGACTTCCGTTTGCTGACTGATTTGCGTCAACACTACAAGGTGCATTTCGACGCAGGCGAACAGGGTGAAAACGAAGCTATCAATGCACTGAATGATGTGTATTCCGAGGAAGGCTTGTACAATGGACTTCCGTTTTCCATCGTGTCGGTGCTGAACAGGAGGTTTGAGTTGGAGCagcgaaaacaaaagcaaaaggaGCATCAAAATGAACCTCTGCGAACGGTAAAAGTCGAAGACGGCAAGTGA
- the LOC128738507 gene encoding superoxide dismutase [Mn], mitochondrial, giving the protein MLAARVSLLRNVPVILGCRSKHTLPDLPYDFGALEPVICREIMELHHQKHHNAYVTNLNAAEEQLKEAVAKNDASKIIQLGSALKFNGGGHINHSIFWKNLSPDKSEPSAQLKAALERDLQGLENFKKEMKVAAVAVQGSGWAWLGYNKKTKSLQIAACPNQDPLEATTGLVPLLGIDVWEHAYYLQYKNLRPNYVDAIWDVVNWKDISERLAKAQ; this is encoded by the exons ATGTTGGCTGCTCGTGTTTCATTACTGAG AAATGTTCCGGTCATTTTGGGGTGCCGTAGCAAGCACACCCTTCCGGATTTGCCATACGACTTCGGTGCTCTGGAACCGGTCATCTGCCGTGAAATAATGGAG CTACACCATCAAAAGCATCACAATGCATACGTCACGAATCTTAACGCTGCCGAGGAACAGCTGAAGGAAGCTGTCGCCAAGAATGATGCATCTAAAATCATCCAGCTCGGATCTGCCCTCAAGTTCAACGGAGGTGGCCATataaatcattctattttttggAAGAACCTGTCACCCGACAAATCTGAACCATCAGCTCAACTGAAGGCAGCTCTCGAACGAGATTTGCAAGGATTGGAAAACTTcaaaaaagaaatgaaagtgGCCGCCGTCGCCGTGCAGGGCTCAGGTTGGGCTTGGCTTGGTTATAACAAGAAAACAAAATCCCTTCAAATCGCTGCCTGTCCGAACCAGGATCCGCTGGAGGCCACTACTG GTTTGGTTCCTTTGCTTGGAATAGACGTATGGGAACATGCTTATTATCTGCAATACAAGAATCTACGACCAAATTATGTTGATGCTATCTGGGATGTCGTTAACTGGAAAGACATTTCGGAGCGTTTAGCAAAGGCACAGTAA
- the LOC128738506 gene encoding protein Son-like has protein sequence MYPAYGSNSQRDNFSSSQTKYNTSGSSYVTEPTNYSNYVGNSSDNYSYYQPSRDAGASSSQTNYNYERNMADYTLEYNSPAYSTNNTYGNKCSDNSQYNPSYTNALYSAVEANMQESSAHKERNMKQHWVRRDFHRQAAPYAGEKGSNLLQKMGWCPGEGLGKRKDGSLEPHLPFIKMNKRGFDIDKTIEKPKTFRMAQKPGFGFRTKPVVKKLVTEGKHPISILGEYCSKQKWEPPIYRAVVDEGPVHAKNFVFKVIVNGNEYEATTGSNIKKNAKAEAANVCLRKFNILKD, from the coding sequence ATGTATCCCGCTTATGGATCTAACAGTCAACGGGATAATTTTAGTTCATCTCAAACCAAATACAACACAAGTGGATCCAGTTATGTTACGGAACCCACAAATTATTCTAATTACGTCGGCAACTCTTCAGATAATTACTCGTACTATCAGCCTTCTCGTGATGCTGGAGCCTCCTCATCCCAAACAAATTATAATTATGAAAGGAATATGGCAGATTATACTTTAGAATACAATTCACCAGCATACAGCACTAACAATACGTATGGTAACAAATGTTCAGATAACAGCCAATACAATCCGTCATACACTAATGCTTTGTATTCGGCTGTTGAAGCTAATATGCAAGAAAGTTCAGCTCACAAAGAAAGAAACATGAAACAACATTGGGTTAGGCGTGATTTCCACCGCCAAGCAGCTCCTTATGCGGGAGAAAAAGGAAGCAACCTTCTTCAAAAAATGGGCTGGTGTCCAGGTGAAGGACTGGGTAAAAGAAAAGATGGTTCTCTTGAACCGCACTTGCCATTCATTAAAATGAACAAACGTGGCTTCGATATAGACAAAACGATAGAAAAACCAAAAACCTTCCGAATGGCTCAAAAGCCTGGTTTTGGTTTTCGAACTAAGCCTGTTGTAAAAAAGTTAGTAACCGAAGGAAAACATCCCATTTCAATCCTAGGGGAGTATTGCAGTAAGCAAAAGTGGGAGCCACCTATCTACCGAGCTGTTGTTGACGAAGGACCTGTTCACGCTAAAAACTTCGTGTTCAAGGTGATCGTCAATGGGAATGAGTATGAAGCAACCACGGGCAGCAACATAAAGAAAAACGCTAAAGCTGAGGCCGCCAATGTGTGTCTTCGAAAGTTCAACATTCTGAAAGACTAA